From one Synechococcus sp. WH 8016 genomic stretch:
- the psbQ gene encoding photosystem II protein PsbQ, whose amino-acid sequence MLSALRRLAAFCLCVCLCFGLAACSGNGNAKPATISPEDMAVIRRQAEGFTQAQERLPDLAALVNQRDWTFTRNLIHGPMQEVGREMLYINQRLLPNDRAEANKLATKLKEALADVDEAARLQDGTRLQKSYTSVATGFANYARVIPAEALS is encoded by the coding sequence ATGCTGAGCGCCCTGCGTCGCCTCGCTGCGTTTTGCCTCTGCGTGTGCCTCTGCTTCGGCCTCGCGGCCTGCAGCGGTAATGGCAATGCCAAGCCCGCAACGATTAGCCCTGAAGACATGGCAGTCATCCGTAGGCAAGCCGAGGGATTCACGCAAGCCCAGGAACGTCTCCCAGATCTGGCAGCCCTTGTTAATCAGCGCGATTGGACCTTTACCCGCAACCTGATTCACGGACCGATGCAAGAGGTCGGTCGCGAGATGCTGTACATCAATCAGCGCCTCCTTCCAAACGACCGGGCCGAAGCCAACAAGCTGGCGACCAAGCTCAAAGAAGCTCTCGCTGATGTGGATGAGGCCGCCCGTCTCCAAGACGGAACACGCTTGCAAAAGTCCTACACATCCGTTGCAACGGGTTTTGCTAATTACGCCCGCGTTATTCCCGCCGAAGCGTTGAGCTGA